The Ostrea edulis chromosome 1, xbOstEdul1.1, whole genome shotgun sequence genomic sequence GAAGTAAAGGTAACCGTGGGAAAATAAGATATAACGAAAGAGATACAATAGAAAAAACATATTTGAATGGATGTGTGAACATTTCTAGAAAAATCGAGAATGACTTTGTTTACTGGTTGTCACagatatgaaaaagtgaaaataacgaatcgaatagtgatcaatatcataaatcctacagagggtacaaaattgaaagtggGAAAACAAGGGATTCCTTACACAATATGTGGGATCAAGTGCCCAGGAGGAATAAGCAGCCCCTATTGACCAGTGATCAAATGAACTGAGTAACCTGCATGCAATATTGGTGTGTAtacaaagaacggcctaacaattggtatgaaacacgtcagacagcattcgaccgaATGGGAGGTTGTACTTATAAATTAGAGCATTATAATGACATTTAGAATTTACGATATACTGAAAATACGTATTATGATAATACGTAAAATTATACAATCTAATATTACATTCAAATATTATGTAATAACCccgaaatgtacatatatatcattgcTAGTTCAGGGTCAGTATTGATATCGGCCTTTTTATCAATGCTTGATAATCATTGAGAATGCTGCAATGTTCCTAATCCTGATAGTGTGCATTCTTTGACAGGAAATtttatctctttctctttgtaAAGCCATGTTCCTAAATGGGAGAGATACCCAGAGGGGGAATTCAATCCTCCAGAAGGATGCACGTTCTCTCAGAATCTACAGTGCGAGATGGAGACAATTTGTTTAAGTGCGACAGAAAAGCCCGTCACTGTGAGAACAACAGGAAATATGAAGACAGGAAGGGACAAAACGACTCTAAATGGTAGAACCGGAGTCCCGACAAACAGACCTGTCCTAGTAAGCATGAGGACTGACATTACAACTGTTGGTACAGAAGACTTCATTACAGAGAAAAAAGAGAAATCTCAACATGTTGTGATTGATGTTAAGAGACTAACGACAGCGGAACCATCATCAGCTGGGAATAACAAGGACGAAAGTATTTTCCTGTTGATTCTGTCACTTTTATCGAGTTTATTTCTGATTAACAAACAAGTTCTCTCACAattgatgtaacattttaaaacaaagtcCAAGGTTAGAGTATAGCATCGCAATAACAAAAACTTGAAAATGATACATGTTGTGCTCAATTTGGATTGTTAATGTGACATTTTAGAAGAATTGACAAATCATTCTTGTTGAATTTACACCAGATAAAAAAATCCTACAAATCTCCTAAAATAGTCTGAGAAGCTGCACTTACATGCAGTCGTGTTTTATTTGATCTTTCTTGGAAATTCAGTTTAATCTAAATATCACAATTATTGTTGGGTTAGTGGGCATAAACACGTTGTTTAATTCTCTTAGTGACATACTTCTAAGAATATAACTGTATTGTAAGGTAACGAAATTACCATAGAGCGTTTATAATCATCTAAATGATGTTACTCAGTCCATAAAATAATGGAGGTATTGAAATGAATGAAGGAAATACAAAAGTCAATTATGGTACCTAAAATGCTTCGAATAAACAATGGTAACGACAAAGAAATGATTACAATGAACTTTTATTCCAAGTCTTCAATAAAAGACATCTTTTTATTGGTTCCCTTTATCAGTTGACGTCACGTAGATTGTCAGATTAGGAGTGAAGTTCTCGACAATAGGTACACGTGCTCACACTACACACGTAGAATTTCTCTGTGTCAATATATGTTgtttaattgtatattattatatatttcgtACTTTCACTTTCAGTTGGTTAGAGTAAGTTTATATTGCATCATTCATTGTTTTGTAGTGTAGCTCACGACATCTCCATCAAGCTTAAAATTCGACATATTTTTTCTATGAGACTTAACTTTGAATGTCATATGTTATATCAAACGACAACAAGGGGTCTATTTAAATATTGTAACCAAATACAGTTAAGTGTTGATTTGCTATATTTCATGATTTTAGTTTCGTACATTCCTTGATTTGAGAATATTTTGCATCATTGAAAGAGGGAAAAAAGAGAGATTTCCTTGAAAAATCAGATATTCGATGTGAAATATAGTTGCACTGCTCGCAACAATGTAACACAAATTCATATGTCTTGTGCTGTAATCTTGGtacaaaataaattgaaaaacgATTTTGGAAAAACAATTTGGAAGGCAGATATTTTGTTCTATATGATTTACAAATCAAAGTTTATAAGCGAGTTTATCACTGAAAGTCAATTACTGCGCTTATCCGAGACAATATAAGTGATAGCACTTGTTTCCGAATCCTGTTAATTTTGCATCTGTTTGTATGTTTCATGTAATGCTTCATTTAATGAATATAGTTTAAACCAATCATTTATGTTTATTGATACGTCTATACACGTTAATCCATGTTGATTGTGTTCCACGAGGTAACAGAGATGTAGCCGATGAAGATAATTCTATGTACaagtgactctcgataactccaagttcaagggaccttgataaaacttcgagaaatcgagagttcgaaattcggaaattgaaggcCCACcggtatggttcagattttacagtaaccgaaaatgtataccaacaagatcataattatgatatcgttttgacgtgttttccttcatattcgtcaagtagtttaatttgatatcaaaatattaaaaaaaaaacaaactgattttgcattaataaaaacatttcaaagtttctgtatttttatttgttcttaatcatgcttagataggcatacGAAACCAAGTTCCGATGACGCTTTACTATCGCTAACTAAACAGCTGAGCACTatgttatgtcgctttacccaaAGCAAATATTCTAACTAATGAGTGAAACGATGtattagagtaactttacacaaagaacaaactcgagaaatttaacagtctgcAGACAATCAAaacccattaacatcttgcaacacgacttttatccgcctcttcatttaacgcgggaaatataacgcgcttggtgtaaacagttacaaattgtgacgtcatattagctgcaattttttttcttctctcaaaccaagcaaaaacaaaacgtttgaagctatgagaaagcttgtctggaattgaAAAACGTTaattgtactttctaaacaatctaattattttaattacgggattgtcaatgaagtataccgcagtgacggcgacatttttccggaggcattatgggtagtccccatcatttttcagctgatgaagagcaaaccacgtgactcaattgcgtaatcattggagcgagctcgtcgcgtcgcttcgctcggtataaaacttactctctcgttgtcaagtcaaaacaaattaaagattttattcatagtcggattatatataattttaatcatcacgacACATAACCCCAGTacaaggtgtaaactgaccaattagctaattatatactcaagtgtgtcacctccacaacGAAGCATGGggatgtttcaactatgtaaacaacTAATTACCCCTCCGGCATTccacaaaatccaggtaaggtccaagcggaaattattacacgcttGGATAACGGTGGGTATACGCGATCaagagatcgagagtgaaaaacaatgaagtgtgttttacgggacccaacttcacttcgagagatcgaacgttcgagagatcgatagtaaatttgctttgttatacaCATGTAGAGAAAAAAAgatcgggaccatgatttcacttcgagagatcgaagtttgagccatcgagagtcacctgtaggTTATTACAACACTGCGGCACAAATGTCATTTATAATACATACGTCCAGCCCTGAAATACATTTtaagcaatgaattattataAATGAAAGATGTAGTCTCATAACTGCAATGGTGTGTGCATACAAATTGAATACCTCACGTTATTAtaaaattaccagttcctgtgggTGGAGATGTCAGTGGTGGattttagagggggcgcagacggcgcccccccccccccctaaaattttcaaatttaaggtaaatcgtggtatcttgtttagaaaaatgtactaaacgataaaagcaatgatttcttctaCTCCCGGAGATActtgtgacaaaatcttttgattttttgaataacttcattgggagaacttaatttttttcaaaaacacttaaattttgcgtcatattattaatttcaccttattagaaatgatagaaaatagtacaaatgactaaacaggagacatatttcaagccctctaaaatatgtaaattccaggagcttccgggggcttcgccccctgggtccccaccagggcttcgctctggacccactgggggcctcaaggcggcccccagaccccctgcctcataaagtggcgcccccgtaactgcaattcctggatccgcccctggatgCAGATAACATGCTTGACAGTGTCAATACCCTTCACAGACTTTAGTGATTCTGTCTTTGCAGCTGTAACAAATATAACTAAAAATCTCTAATGTATTTTATCATGGGAATAAAAGGTAAATGTAATACCATAGACTACATTAACTAGTAATAATTGGCGATATtactttaataaatatgtaattcATAAATACAATTTCAATGAAGCACTATTGTTATACtaatacatgtgtatcattCTCTGAATTCctcgtggggatccaggttagaataagtcctcagtaccataaatttgtcgtaagaggcgactaaatggggcggtccttcagatgagaccgcaaacacggaggctccgtgtcacaacaggtgtggcacgaaagATACATCCCTgcccaaaggccgtaagcgccaaacataaccctaaatgttgcagccctttaccggcaatgtatccatgttgtggatccgacacttttagccatcgggtgttgttggaacttagtgcttatatatatcaTGAGCGTCAAGTATgtatctaaatttgtggtacttcacctacaactggtgacgtctcaatgtgatTGAAAATTTTTCGACGGAACGTAAAGCAAATAACCAATCAATCTCACttcggtcatggtagctcagttGTATAGCGTTCGCTTCCTAACCGGgaagtcgtgagttcgagtcttgctcgcgtcaaacctaagacgttaataTGGGTAGAGATTTCTCCGCCAAACGCTCGGCgtttagaaatgagaatcacgggtcttaaaaacggaggccccgtgtcacagcaggcgttgGTATGTTAAAGAGCCCTGAGAGctaagcatatacatgtaggtcaaaatttgtggtacttcacctacagctggtgacgtctcaatatgaatgaaaaattctcgacagaacgtaaaaacaatcaatcaatctttacaAATTAGAATTAGAGCACAAGCAAAACTGAtccaaatattttgataaaacgaTTTATGACTTCTAATATGGGTTAACACCTCCCTTTATCACACTCCTGGAAGAGAAGAAAATGTGTCAACCTTCATAATGTTTTGACTACTGAATTCACAATAACTTCTGTAGGGCTACCGGTCCAGAAGAAGTGTAAGATAGATTGCTTAAAGACACAGCAACCCAAATATCACCTGATTTAAAGGGGAAGgaaacacaaaaatattttacatgataaatgataggattaattatacgATAAAAATTTGGCATGCTATTCTGTTGATacacggcctagataagcttcagtactaatttgaaaacgacaaaaattgaaattctcgctatctatagaggctgtCATTATGTGGaattcttttgtattcaagaccacaaaaatcaatacttttgGCGTCACAcagtctgttccggttttgatgtgATTCTAAGATCAtgaaagatgtgcatgtggtagattttatgAATACATCGTAAATAGGTTGGTgtcttcctgtcaagcagttaattacactaatgcgaaggggagatgtgaaaaaagtgttgttttttttcctcgaaattcctgacccaaccaagtcatctgaaaagaaaatactatgtaaactgtggatccatcatttgcgtaatgacaagttgaggttcgatcgagacatttgtatgaagaaacgtatACCGTCTGCCTGGTATGCGACTctactgaacgtcttcttttcttaatttcttcttgcgaaagaacgggctcaaatctatacgactCCAAACTTTACTGTTTGTGACTTGTCaagtttacagtgctgctgatgaaataaaccgaaACCgatggtgtgacgtcataaatcaaacttcaatggccgctctctcaGCGGCGGGCAATCTAAAACATATGATAGATTagtattgatttaattgttaagcaaggagttttcttgttaaagactgtcatttacaatatcagtaagcaatactttattcataaaagcaacaatgtgcttagggttgcctttccctttaacacatacatgtatgtggatcAGGGCAAGGACTGGCGGTAGATATAACACCACTCTTTAAGAAAGGAGACTGGGTAGTACCAATCAATTCCAGACCTGTATCCTTTACCTCTATTTGCGGCAAAGTCGTGGACACACACCG encodes the following:
- the LOC125664026 gene encoding uncharacterized protein LOC125664026, whose protein sequence is MVSLRVLLCVAFLDLISDFCHGFDVCNNLIDVEHDLDKNGNVLACRYEILKFDPSGVFLREAVSTPVNKTLCHELRNADTCNPDGSLVTCHHVPKWERYPEGEFNPPEGCTFSQNLQCEMETICLSATEKPVTVRTTGNMKTGRDKTTLNGRTGVPTNRPVLVSMRTDITTVGTEDFITEKKEKSQHVVIDVKRLTTAEPSSAGNNKDESIFLLILSLLSSLFLINKQVLSQLM